The Rhodothermus sp. genome includes a window with the following:
- a CDS encoding methyl-accepting chemotaxis protein, which translates to MGSLTATYRIGEASLSRRRAFIRLTREDIQVLRALRGWADRVADTLAREFYDWQFSFPPTRAFFEAFARRHNLSVDALRRRLEKTQADYFRQIFEEAERGGEFGISYFEQRLHIGKVHNVINLPLKWYIGSYTLYQDLVRKHLKRHFRFRPWARERAERAIFTVFNYDIQAVTDAFFYDYLDSVGFDLSAVEVDRPEEDLSDRYEVLKQAVRDALAQTVQTAEDLVDAGTHLRSATEQTEQATSQIAEVIQQVVLRTSRQTEALDQVTSQVDQISQAIEGIAKGAREQARAVEEISVNVGRLHEAVQAVLENAEEGASAGRSAAETAEAGTHTVRQALEMMRAVQKMVAEVSQRIHRLEEHTSQIGAIVETIDDIAEQTNLLALNAAIEAAQAGEQGRGFAVVADEIRKLAERSGQATKEIARIIQEVQEGTRSTVQAMQEALACTQQGAQMAKEAGQALQAILTTSRRVHEGVQTIVQASRTMAELSQVASSAVESISAVVQENTAAAEQVATSSGQIAKVVEELAHISQANASAVQAVRGAAEEMNVQAESVASLARDLLEKADRLRRTVAWFRLGMARPTRPEPTPAQADASTAILSQDGERP; encoded by the coding sequence ATGGGGAGCCTCACAGCCACCTACCGGATCGGGGAGGCCAGCCTTTCGCGCCGACGGGCCTTCATCCGGCTGACGCGTGAGGACATCCAGGTCCTGCGGGCGTTGCGGGGCTGGGCGGACCGAGTGGCGGACACCCTGGCCCGGGAGTTCTACGACTGGCAGTTCTCCTTCCCGCCCACCCGTGCCTTCTTTGAGGCCTTCGCGCGCCGTCACAACCTCTCGGTGGACGCCCTCCGTCGGCGTCTGGAGAAGACCCAGGCGGACTACTTCCGCCAGATCTTTGAGGAGGCGGAACGGGGTGGAGAGTTCGGCATCTCCTACTTTGAGCAGCGCCTTCACATCGGTAAGGTCCACAATGTGATCAACCTGCCCCTCAAGTGGTACATCGGGAGTTACACCCTCTACCAGGACCTGGTCCGCAAGCACCTGAAGCGCCACTTCCGATTCCGCCCCTGGGCCCGGGAGCGGGCGGAGCGGGCCATCTTCACGGTGTTCAACTACGACATTCAGGCGGTCACGGATGCGTTCTTCTATGACTACCTGGACTCGGTGGGGTTTGACCTCTCGGCGGTGGAGGTGGACCGGCCCGAGGAAGACCTTTCGGACCGGTACGAGGTGCTGAAGCAGGCAGTTCGGGACGCCCTGGCCCAGACGGTGCAGACGGCGGAGGACCTGGTGGATGCGGGGACCCACCTCCGCTCGGCCACCGAGCAGACGGAGCAGGCCACCAGTCAGATCGCTGAGGTTATCCAGCAGGTGGTCTTGAGGACAAGCCGACAGACAGAAGCTTTGGATCAGGTGACCTCTCAGGTCGACCAGATCAGCCAGGCCATAGAAGGCATTGCCAAAGGAGCGCGGGAGCAAGCACGGGCAGTGGAAGAGATCTCGGTCAATGTGGGACGCTTACACGAGGCAGTACAGGCAGTCCTTGAGAACGCAGAAGAGGGCGCCTCCGCAGGCCGGTCTGCTGCTGAAACTGCTGAGGCCGGTACGCACACAGTGAGGCAGGCCCTGGAGATGATGCGGGCGGTGCAGAAGATGGTGGCAGAAGTAAGCCAGCGCATCCACCGACTGGAAGAGCACACCAGCCAGATCGGAGCTATCGTGGAGACCATTGACGACATCGCCGAGCAAACGAACCTGCTGGCCCTCAACGCGGCTATAGAAGCAGCCCAGGCAGGGGAGCAGGGTCGAGGCTTTGCCGTGGTAGCGGACGAAATACGGAAACTGGCGGAGCGGTCGGGCCAGGCCACCAAGGAAATCGCCCGTATCATCCAGGAGGTGCAGGAGGGGACCCGCTCCACCGTCCAGGCGATGCAGGAGGCCCTGGCCTGCACCCAGCAGGGCGCTCAGATGGCGAAGGAGGCCGGTCAGGCCCTCCAGGCCATCCTTACCACCTCCCGCCGAGTTCACGAGGGCGTTCAGACGATCGTCCAGGCCTCCCGGACCATGGCGGAGCTGAGCCAGGTAGCTTCCTCCGCCGTGGAGAGCATTTCCGCCGTAGTGCAGGAAAACACCGCAGCTGCCGAGCAGGTTGCTACCAGCAGTGGACAGATCGCCAAGGTGGTAGAGGAACTGGCACACATCAGCCAGGCCAATGCATCCGCCGTCCAAGCGGTAAGGGGCGCCGCAGAAGAAATGAACGTTCAGGCGGAGTCCGTCGCCTCCCTGGCCCGCGACCTCCTGGAGAAGGCGGACCGCCTCCGCCGCACAGTGGCCTGGTTCCGCCTCGGGATGGCCCGCCCCACCCGACCGGAGCCGACGCCCGCCCAGGCCGATGCGTCCACGGCCATCCTCTCCCAAGATGGGGAACGCCCTTAA
- a CDS encoding energy transducer TonB, whose translation MARGASQWLRRQGRLQRRLQVHKHAYAIRLLACLASTLALFLVLTRLPWYPAPRPVGWQLVDEDRRLALLATQLEARAQADAGVPITRFAPPEPEQKKESRDTSTLQALQLRKRLEPPARLQAREVIFENPEQPPQIIGGLGAYYIHIEYPEAAIRAGIEGRLVLRFIVETDGRPSRIQVIQPLHPLLDSAAVAALRRVRFIPGKQNGRPVRVRMQLPVRFRLLPSPVQANNNDNSS comes from the coding sequence ATGGCGCGAGGCGCTTCGCAATGGCTGAGACGTCAGGGTCGGCTTCAGCGTCGGCTGCAGGTGCATAAGCATGCCTATGCAATCCGCCTCCTTGCCTGTCTGGCCAGCACGCTTGCACTCTTCCTGGTGCTTACCCGCCTGCCCTGGTATCCGGCTCCGCGGCCGGTAGGATGGCAGCTGGTCGATGAAGATCGCAGACTGGCCTTGCTGGCCACACAGCTTGAGGCCCGCGCACAAGCGGATGCGGGCGTGCCTATTACCCGCTTTGCGCCTCCTGAACCCGAACAGAAAAAAGAGAGCCGGGACACCTCAACGTTGCAAGCCTTACAGCTTCGTAAGCGCCTGGAGCCCCCTGCGCGCCTGCAGGCCCGTGAGGTTATTTTTGAAAACCCAGAGCAGCCGCCCCAGATCATCGGCGGTCTGGGTGCCTATTACATCCATATTGAATATCCAGAAGCCGCCATTCGGGCAGGTATCGAAGGACGACTGGTGTTGCGCTTTATTGTGGAAACCGACGGGCGTCCTTCACGCATCCAGGTGATTCAGCCACTACATCCGTTGCTCGACTCAGCGGCGGTGGCAGCGCTCCGCCGGGTGCGTTTCATCCCCGGCAAGCAGAATGGACGTCCGGTGCGCGTCCGGATGCAGTTGCCTGTGCGCTTTCGGTTGCTGCCCAGCCCGGTTCAGGCCAATAACAACGACAACAGTAGCTAA
- a CDS encoding amidohydrolase family protein, which produces MRVFWWLLLLMPGLLYGQEQPLVFRGARLYPISQPPIERGVLVVQHGKIVAVGQEGEVAIPEAATVYDVEGKVIMPGLVDTHSHIGRVEGGDRSAPMHPAVRTLDAIDVRHSSVQRARAGGITTVNVMSGSGHLLSGQTVYLKLRKGNTIEDLLYCKDPLKEICGGLKMANGTNPQGDPPFPGTRARAAALVRQQFLKALAYRRKLEQAKGDPEKMPARDLDMEALLEVLDGRRVVHFHTHRHDDILTVLRLKREFGFRVVLHHVSEAWKVADEIAAAGVPCSIIILDAPGGKLEAVDLRMENGAALEKAGVDVAIHTDDLITDSRWFLRAAALAVRAGMSPAKALEALTLAGARMLDLADRIGSLEPGKDADFIILSGDPLSVYTHVEQTWVEGQKVFDRADPEDRKYAVGSIGVFDDGDVFVHEGH; this is translated from the coding sequence ATGCGCGTGTTCTGGTGGCTACTGTTGTTGATGCCCGGCCTGCTGTATGGTCAGGAGCAACCGCTTGTTTTTCGAGGTGCTCGTCTTTATCCGATCAGTCAGCCGCCCATTGAGCGTGGAGTGCTGGTCGTGCAGCACGGTAAGATTGTGGCCGTGGGGCAGGAGGGCGAGGTGGCCATTCCTGAGGCGGCTACGGTCTATGACGTGGAGGGAAAAGTGATCATGCCCGGGTTGGTGGATACGCACTCACATATCGGACGGGTTGAAGGCGGCGACCGTTCGGCGCCCATGCATCCGGCCGTGCGCACGCTGGATGCTATTGACGTACGTCACAGCTCCGTGCAGCGGGCACGTGCCGGAGGCATTACGACCGTGAACGTGATGTCTGGCTCCGGTCACCTGCTCAGTGGCCAGACGGTCTACCTGAAGCTTCGCAAAGGCAATACCATTGAGGATCTGCTCTACTGCAAGGATCCGCTCAAAGAGATCTGTGGTGGGTTGAAGATGGCCAATGGCACCAATCCCCAGGGGGACCCACCTTTTCCCGGTACGCGGGCCCGGGCAGCGGCGCTGGTGCGTCAGCAGTTTCTGAAAGCTCTGGCCTACCGGCGTAAGCTTGAGCAGGCCAAAGGAGATCCCGAAAAGATGCCAGCGCGTGATTTGGACATGGAAGCCCTGCTGGAGGTGCTGGACGGCCGTCGGGTCGTGCACTTCCACACGCACCGCCACGATGATATTCTGACCGTATTGCGACTAAAGCGGGAGTTTGGTTTCCGGGTCGTGCTGCATCACGTCAGCGAGGCCTGGAAGGTGGCCGATGAGATTGCGGCTGCGGGCGTGCCCTGTTCCATTATTATCCTGGATGCGCCGGGCGGGAAGCTGGAAGCCGTTGATCTGCGCATGGAAAACGGGGCCGCGCTGGAAAAGGCTGGAGTCGATGTGGCCATTCACACGGACGATCTGATCACAGACTCCCGCTGGTTTCTGCGAGCGGCTGCATTGGCCGTTCGGGCCGGCATGTCGCCCGCAAAGGCGCTTGAAGCACTCACGCTGGCCGGCGCTCGCATGCTGGATCTTGCCGACCGGATCGGTTCGCTGGAGCCCGGTAAAGATGCGGATTTCATCATACTCTCAGGAGATCCACTCAGCGTCTACACACACGTAGAACAGACGTGGGTGGAAGGGCAGAAGGTGTTTGATCGAGCCGATCCAGAAGATCGGAAGTATGCCGTTGGCAGCATCGGTGTGTTTGACGATGGTGATGTGTTTGTCCATGAGGGCCATTGA
- a CDS encoding amidohydrolase family protein, whose translation MEGKMKVWSLLIALCLLASSVQAQLAVRADTLYTMAGAPIQHGVVLIRNGKIEQVGPAEAVRIPEGYRVLEASVVTPGLIDAHSVVGLAGIFNYDHDQDQLDTSDPIQPELRAMDAYNAREQLVAWVRRFGVTTLHTGHGPGAVISGQTMLVKTHGETVEEALVDSVAAVAATLGPMVRRYFRSPGTRAKAVAMLRAALLKAQAYRRKRQAADPTRRPEPDLKMETLVRVLDGEIPLMITAQRVPEIMAALRLQREFGFRLMLDGAAEAYLVLDAIKAAGVPVILHPTMVRPRGETVNATLETAAQLHAAGIPFAFQSGFESYVPKTRVVLFEAAMAVANGLPRMAALEALTIQAARILGIDDRVGSLAPGKDADLVLFDGDPFEYTTRVCGVIINGELVQQTCH comes from the coding sequence ATGGAAGGCAAAATGAAAGTCTGGAGTTTACTCATTGCGCTATGTCTGCTGGCCTCTTCGGTGCAGGCGCAGCTGGCCGTCCGGGCCGATACACTCTATACAATGGCCGGTGCTCCGATTCAGCACGGGGTTGTGCTGATTCGAAACGGGAAGATTGAGCAGGTGGGACCGGCCGAAGCGGTACGCATCCCGGAGGGCTATCGGGTGCTTGAAGCCTCGGTGGTAACCCCGGGGCTCATCGATGCGCATAGCGTAGTGGGTCTGGCGGGTATTTTCAACTACGATCACGATCAGGATCAGCTGGATACGTCCGATCCCATTCAGCCCGAGTTGCGGGCGATGGATGCCTACAATGCTCGGGAGCAGCTGGTGGCATGGGTGCGTCGTTTTGGCGTAACCACGTTGCATACCGGACACGGACCGGGCGCTGTCATCAGTGGCCAGACCATGCTGGTCAAGACGCACGGGGAGACGGTCGAGGAAGCCCTTGTCGATTCAGTGGCCGCGGTGGCCGCCACGCTGGGTCCGATGGTTAGACGCTATTTCCGAAGTCCAGGGACGCGGGCCAAGGCAGTGGCTATGCTTCGGGCTGCTTTACTCAAAGCGCAGGCTTACCGGCGCAAGCGGCAGGCTGCCGATCCGACGCGGCGTCCAGAGCCAGACCTGAAAATGGAGACGCTTGTGCGGGTACTGGACGGCGAGATTCCTCTGATGATCACAGCGCAGCGGGTGCCCGAAATTATGGCCGCACTGCGCTTGCAACGCGAATTTGGCTTTCGGCTGATGCTGGACGGGGCCGCTGAAGCATACCTGGTGCTGGACGCAATCAAGGCTGCCGGTGTCCCGGTGATTCTACATCCGACTATGGTGCGGCCGCGCGGCGAAACGGTTAACGCGACGCTGGAAACGGCTGCGCAGTTGCATGCGGCCGGTATTCCCTTCGCCTTCCAGAGTGGTTTTGAAAGCTACGTGCCTAAGACGCGGGTCGTGCTCTTTGAGGCAGCCATGGCCGTAGCCAACGGACTGCCCCGTATGGCCGCGCTGGAGGCGCTGACGATTCAGGCCGCCCGCATACTGGGAATCGACGATCGGGTGGGCTCGCTGGCTCCGGGCAAGGATGCCGATCTGGTGCTGTTCGACGGCGATCCCTTTGAGTATACCACGCGTGTATGCGGGGTGATCATTAATGGTGAACTTGTGCAACAAACCTGTCACTAA